The following proteins are co-located in the Salvelinus sp. IW2-2015 linkage group LG36, ASM291031v2, whole genome shotgun sequence genome:
- the LOC111959339 gene encoding gamma-crystallin M2 encodes MMGKITFYEDRNFQGRSYETTQDCADMSSFLSRCHSCRVDSGCFMVYDRNNYMGNQYFMRRGEYPDYQRMGMGMNDCIRSCRTIPMHIGNFRMKIYERENFEGQMHEMMDDCDSIQERYRMSDCQSCNVMEGHWLMYEQPHYRGRQMYMRPGEYRSFSQMGMRFMSMRRIMDNMSM; translated from the exons ATGATGGGCAAA ATCACCTTCTACGAGGACAGGAACTTCCAGGGCCGTTCCTATGAGACCACCCAGGACTGCGCTGACATGTCCTCCTTCCTGAGCAGGTGTCACTCCTGCAGGGTTGACAGCGGTTGCTTCATGGTCTACGATCGTAACAACTACATGGGGAACCAGTACTTCATGAGGAGAGGCGAGTACCCTGACTACCAGCGCATGGGAATGGGAATGAACGACTGCATCCGGTCCTGCCGCACGATCCCCATG CACATAGGAAACTTCAGGATGAAGATCTACGAGAGGGAGAACTTTGAAGGTCAGATGCACGAGATGATGGACGACTGTGACTCCATCCAGGAGCGTTACCGTATGTCCGACTGCCAGTCCTGCAACGTCATGGAGGGCCACTGGCTGATGTACGAGCAGCCCCACTACAGAGGCAGACAGATGTACATGAGGCCTGGAGAGTACAGAAGCTTCAGTCAGATGGGCATGAGGTTCATGAGCATGAGGCGTATCATGGATAACATGTCTATGTAA